In Nostoc sp. CENA543, a single genomic region encodes these proteins:
- a CDS encoding TonB-dependent siderophore receptor: MSVAVAVPPVSAVETEKVTPKATQPQINDQIPHLKDIQLPPTNAQLLTQDTEDTPETPEANQDADIELDVIGTPLVNFIEERQQSPTGVIILDQKEIQRFNYRTVGEVLRRQPGVVLGGPPGEDKDVRLLGLPKEYTQILINGQRFPDGGENREFKVDRIPVSLVERIEIISNPTATQNSQGVAGTINIILKKAPDSRISDLTITGTTSETVGPFGGVSLLYGDKQGDFSYLISAGVQQREAPKDKFKQTLDIQNRPTQTERENEDKSQLDISIAPRFVWRVSSRDTLTFDPLFLQTEEEKDATRNVNNQRFFAPSGRLQELQEQTVKIDEDKTITGWRLGGSWERQLSATADMKLGLLFQSTDETKDKVEITEGITNTFRNAAGSPLNQRRNTGTIKRESETKTDEELLGTLTFNFQPWENHKIIVGFEGSLRDREKKKITTEQQTVPTLTPAVERTAPKDIYTIEENQLNVFIQDEIRLGEKHTLTAGLRMEMVDNKATAGDSSTIEQSGTTFNPSLHYKYRVFPTTVFRLSAARTIRRPKFDDFIPFRDTKNGTLLQPDVIGNPLLKPETSLGLETGIEQSWGNNTGAFGLNAFYRWVDDKIENEVNFNPENNRFEQSPRNVGDGKVYGLRLDVQTRTPFLGLPNLTLFGNVSFLGSEVEDQRTREIRRFKEQPAYVANLGFDYVIPEWGMNFGLTYNILPGFENRELKDGKTEVTKQAGENSLDAYMAFRLADNVQLSLFGKNLLAAERSKDRTVFSSTGVFENSRIERETAERLYGISLSWQF; the protein is encoded by the coding sequence ATGTCGGTAGCCGTTGCTGTTCCTCCCGTTTCAGCCGTTGAGACAGAAAAAGTCACACCTAAAGCGACTCAGCCTCAAATTAACGATCAGATTCCCCACCTCAAGGATATACAACTTCCTCCCACTAACGCCCAGTTATTAACTCAAGACACGGAGGATACACCAGAGACACCAGAAGCCAACCAAGATGCAGATATTGAACTAGATGTAATTGGTACACCACTGGTGAACTTTATCGAAGAACGTCAACAATCTCCCACAGGAGTAATTATTCTCGATCAGAAAGAAATTCAACGGTTTAATTACAGAACTGTGGGTGAGGTGCTGCGTCGTCAACCTGGTGTAGTGTTAGGAGGCCCCCCAGGGGAAGATAAAGATGTGCGACTATTGGGTTTACCCAAAGAATACACCCAAATTTTAATTAACGGTCAGCGTTTCCCCGATGGTGGTGAAAACCGAGAGTTTAAAGTAGACAGGATTCCTGTCAGTCTTGTTGAAAGAATAGAAATTATTAGTAACCCTACCGCCACCCAAAATTCCCAAGGTGTAGCGGGGACTATCAATATTATCCTCAAGAAAGCACCAGATAGCCGGATTTCTGACCTCACCATTACGGGGACAACCTCAGAAACAGTAGGGCCATTTGGTGGTGTCAGCTTACTTTATGGTGATAAACAGGGAGATTTTAGTTATTTAATCAGTGCGGGAGTTCAGCAACGGGAAGCACCCAAGGATAAATTTAAGCAAACCTTAGATATTCAGAATCGCCCCACTCAAACAGAACGGGAAAATGAGGACAAGAGTCAGCTTGATATTAGCATCGCACCCCGTTTTGTCTGGCGGGTTTCATCAAGAGATACCTTGACTTTTGATCCTCTATTTTTGCAAACCGAGGAAGAGAAAGACGCAACTCGCAACGTCAATAATCAAAGGTTCTTTGCTCCTAGTGGTAGACTGCAAGAACTGCAAGAGCAAACCGTCAAAATTGACGAAGATAAGACAATTACAGGTTGGCGTTTAGGTGGTAGTTGGGAACGTCAACTCAGTGCGACTGCGGACATGAAATTGGGCTTGTTGTTTCAAAGTACCGATGAAACCAAAGACAAGGTAGAAATTACCGAGGGTATCACCAATACTTTTCGCAATGCTGCTGGTAGTCCTTTAAACCAGAGGAGAAATACAGGTACGATTAAGCGGGAATCAGAGACGAAAACAGACGAAGAATTACTAGGGACATTAACCTTTAACTTTCAGCCGTGGGAGAACCACAAAATTATAGTTGGGTTCGAGGGGAGTTTGCGCGATCGCGAGAAAAAGAAAATCACCACCGAACAGCAAACAGTCCCCACACTCACCCCTGCTGTAGAGAGAACTGCACCCAAAGACATCTACACCATTGAAGAAAATCAACTCAATGTTTTCATTCAAGATGAAATTCGCCTAGGTGAAAAGCATACCCTCACCGCCGGGTTACGAATGGAGATGGTAGACAACAAAGCTACCGCCGGCGATAGTAGCACAATTGAACAATCGGGAACAACATTTAACCCGTCATTGCATTACAAATATCGAGTGTTTCCCACAACAGTTTTTCGCCTCAGCGCAGCTAGGACAATTCGCCGTCCTAAATTTGATGATTTCATTCCCTTCCGCGACACCAAAAATGGAACTTTACTCCAACCAGATGTGATTGGAAATCCTCTACTCAAACCAGAAACTTCCCTAGGTTTAGAAACAGGAATTGAACAATCTTGGGGAAATAATACTGGTGCATTTGGATTAAATGCTTTTTATCGGTGGGTAGATGACAAAATTGAAAATGAAGTCAATTTCAACCCTGAAAACAATCGCTTTGAACAATCACCAAGAAACGTAGGCGATGGCAAAGTTTATGGTTTGAGACTCGATGTACAAACCCGCACACCTTTTCTCGGCTTACCAAACTTAACTTTATTTGGTAACGTTTCTTTCCTTGGTTCAGAAGTAGAAGACCAAAGAACTAGAGAAATTCGCCGTTTTAAAGAACAACCTGCATACGTCGCTAACTTAGGTTTTGATTATGTAATTCCAGAATGGGGAATGAATTTCGGTTTAACTTATAACATTCTTCCTGGGTTTGAAAATAGAGAACTTAAAGATGGAAAAACGGAGGTAACTAAACAAGCTGGAGAAAACAGTTTAGATGCTTACATGGCTTTTCGGTTAGCTGATAATGTGCAACTGAGTTTATTTGGTAAAAACTTATTAGCGGCTGAAAGAAGTAAAGACAGGACTGTGTTCAGTTCTACAGGCGTATTTGAAAATTCACGTATAGAGAGGGAAACAGCAGAAAGATTGTATGGGATTAGTTTGTCATGGCAATTTTAA
- a CDS encoding salt stress protein, Slr1339 family: protein MDSIDKLLEQIKAEYSGEKSQQTQSPQPNLDIPSTNLPINLPINSANSLLDDLLGDTNKPDSFIDNILEEVKADIEAQAQAEELKKQQELEQERIKQEKIKAQQKAALKKQAQDWLAKLDPLSVEGLWFERFAESYPSKLEAAIEYLKSN, encoded by the coding sequence ATGGACTCTATTGATAAATTGTTAGAGCAAATTAAAGCGGAATACAGTGGTGAAAAATCACAACAGACGCAATCACCACAACCTAATTTAGATATACCGTCTACGAATTTACCGATAAATTTGCCTATAAATTCAGCAAACTCTCTCTTAGATGATCTTTTAGGAGATACCAATAAACCAGATTCTTTTATAGATAATATTTTAGAAGAAGTTAAAGCTGATATTGAAGCCCAAGCCCAAGCTGAGGAACTGAAAAAGCAACAAGAACTAGAACAAGAAAGAATCAAACAAGAAAAAATTAAAGCTCAACAAAAAGCCGCTTTGAAAAAACAAGCACAAGATTGGCTAGCGAAATTAGATCCTCTATCTGTTGAAGGACTTTGGTTTGAAAGATTCGCTGAAAGTTATCCTTCCAAGCTAGAAGCAGCAATTGAGTATCTCAAGTCTAATTAA
- a CDS encoding ABC transporter ATP-binding protein, translating into MQANFIRQIAQKDSSEFQVNLSAISLYKRFFTYVWKHKIQLILASSTIFFLSFLQVIIPQITRYVIDVVIPQRKIELLPWLGLGIAVITLLIGSLNFARNYMMSLVGQKTLFDIRNELYKHLQTLSLSFFENKRTGALMAMVTKDVDALEKLITTDVAEIIAEIFTFIVIVIYLIYADWQLTLLILITLPIMVYIAQFFGKQMRGAYREVQKQGAEINNHLQETLTNIKLIKACANEGYEIDRFSEYNQQNMDANIRAVRLWSGFAPVIDFMNNLGFITVLAYGAWEVIGGHMTIGDLTAFLAYLNHLNQPAKRFSKVMHVIQKGATALERIYEVLDTQPEVKEKPDAIALPPIQGNIRWQGVEFAYNSGQQVIHHFNLDIQPGMTVALVGASGAGKSTIANLAARFYDPQQGTILIDGIDIRDVTLQSLRSQMGIVSQETLLLHGSIKDNIAYGKPGVTNADIESAAKIAHAHQFIINLPQGYDTVIGERGMKLSGGQRQRLAIARALIKNPQFLILDEATSALDTESEQLIQQALQQLLKHRTCLVIAHRLSTIQNADLIVVIEQGRIQETGTHNKLLAQGGRYADLHARQFPQKLSLQSAMTQLADI; encoded by the coding sequence ATGCAAGCCAACTTCATCCGCCAAATTGCTCAAAAAGACTCATCAGAATTTCAAGTAAATTTATCTGCAATATCACTCTACAAACGCTTTTTTACTTATGTCTGGAAACACAAAATTCAACTCATATTAGCTTCTAGTACAATTTTCTTCCTCTCATTTCTCCAAGTCATCATTCCCCAAATTACCCGCTATGTTATAGATGTAGTTATCCCCCAAAGAAAAATTGAATTACTCCCCTGGTTGGGTTTAGGGATTGCAGTGATTACCTTACTGATTGGGAGTTTAAATTTTGCTCGTAATTACATGATGTCTCTAGTGGGACAAAAAACCCTATTTGATATCAGAAATGAGTTATACAAGCATCTCCAAACTTTATCCCTCAGCTTTTTTGAAAATAAGCGTACAGGGGCATTAATGGCAATGGTAACAAAAGATGTGGATGCTTTAGAAAAACTAATTACCACAGATGTAGCCGAAATTATTGCCGAAATATTCACTTTTATAGTTATTGTTATTTATTTAATTTATGCCGACTGGCAACTTACCTTATTAATATTAATCACCTTACCGATAATGGTTTACATCGCACAGTTTTTTGGTAAACAGATGCGGGGAGCTTACCGAGAAGTACAAAAGCAAGGTGCAGAAATTAATAATCATCTACAAGAGACTTTAACTAATATTAAATTAATCAAAGCCTGCGCCAACGAAGGTTACGAAATCGACCGATTTTCTGAATATAATCAGCAAAATATGGATGCTAATATTCGGGCGGTGCGTTTGTGGTCTGGTTTTGCACCCGTGATAGATTTCATGAATAACTTGGGTTTTATTACCGTTCTTGCCTATGGTGCTTGGGAGGTAATTGGCGGACACATGACAATAGGTGATTTAACAGCGTTTTTAGCTTATTTAAATCATCTCAATCAACCAGCGAAACGGTTTAGTAAAGTCATGCACGTTATTCAAAAAGGTGCAACAGCACTAGAGAGGATTTATGAAGTGTTGGACACCCAGCCAGAAGTAAAAGAAAAACCAGATGCGATCGCACTGCCCCCAATTCAAGGTAACATCCGTTGGCAGGGTGTAGAATTTGCCTATAATTCCGGTCAACAGGTGATTCATCACTTTAATTTAGATATCCAACCGGGAATGACTGTGGCGTTAGTTGGTGCTTCCGGCGCGGGGAAAAGTACCATAGCCAATTTAGCCGCCCGTTTTTATGACCCCCAACAAGGCACAATTCTCATAGATGGTATAGATATCCGCGATGTCACTTTACAATCATTACGCAGTCAGATGGGGATTGTATCTCAGGAAACTTTACTTTTACATGGAAGCATTAAAGACAATATTGCTTATGGTAAACCTGGGGTGACAAATGCAGATATTGAGTCAGCAGCCAAAATTGCCCATGCTCATCAATTCATTATCAACTTACCCCAAGGGTATGACACTGTAATTGGGGAACGGGGGATGAAACTATCGGGAGGACAAAGACAAAGACTAGCGATCGCCAGAGCCTTGATTAAAAACCCCCAATTCCTTATACTTGACGAAGCTACTTCTGCCCTTGATACAGAGTCAGAACAATTAATTCAACAAGCACTACAACAACTCCTCAAACATCGTACTTGCTTGGTGATTGCTCATCGACTTTCAACCATTCAAAATGCAGACTTAATCGTAGTCATAGAACAAGGACGCATTCAAGAAACTGGCACGCATAATAAATTGCTTGCTCAAGGCGGTAGATATGCTGATCTACACGCTAGGCAATTTCCCCAAAAACTATCACTGCAATCAGCAATGACGCAACTGGCAGATATTTGA
- a CDS encoding VWA domain-containing protein — MLDNRDYTLIIDKSGSMATPDQKGGRNRWVTAQESTLALASKCEQFDPDGITVYVFSGRFKRYENVTAARVAQIFMENDPAGTTDLAGVLKHATDDYFQRKASGQTKANGETILVVTDGEPDDRKAVMKVIIEASRRMDRDEELAISFIQVGQDPQASRFLKILDDELQSAGAKFDICDTITMEDMEDMSLSEVLLNAITD, encoded by the coding sequence ATGCTAGACAATCGCGATTACACTCTCATTATTGACAAAAGTGGTAGCATGGCTACTCCCGATCAAAAGGGTGGTAGAAATAGGTGGGTTACAGCTCAAGAATCTACTCTAGCTTTAGCCAGTAAGTGCGAACAATTTGACCCAGATGGCATTACTGTATATGTCTTTTCTGGCAGGTTTAAGCGTTATGAAAACGTTACGGCTGCTAGAGTAGCGCAAATATTTATGGAAAATGATCCTGCGGGAACGACTGATTTAGCAGGAGTTTTAAAACACGCCACAGATGATTATTTTCAACGTAAAGCATCTGGTCAAACCAAAGCCAATGGTGAAACAATTTTAGTTGTGACTGACGGCGAACCAGATGATCGCAAAGCAGTAATGAAGGTCATTATTGAAGCTTCCCGACGGATGGATAGAGATGAAGAATTAGCCATTTCCTTCATTCAAGTCGGTCAAGACCCCCAAGCATCTCGCTTCCTCAAAATTTTGGACGATGAATTACAAAGTGCTGGCGCAAAATTTGATATTTGCGACACCATTACAATGGAAGATATGGAAGATATGAGCCTGTCAGAAGTGCTATTAAATGCAATTACTGACTAA
- a CDS encoding FTR1 family protein → MNWSAALPTFLITFREGVEAALVVGIVLACLQQAEQQKLHRWVYLGIVTAAIASFAVGLLLNLGIQGLQTSEYIYAPVFKQLFEMGLGVIAIAMLSWMLIWMTKQAKFLKAEITDAVKNALVQDHHAAWGIFSLIFIAVFREGLETAVFIVAKFQDGLTPVLGAIAGLGMAVLIGMLLFKWSIKINLQQFFQAMGVLLLLIVSGLVISALRHLDAAAVAFNHINPTISYTCGLDNTSCLLGFQIWDLSGILPDRQFPGILFKTLFGYTQKLYLVQAIAYLLFWLIVGSLYFRSLRQPTQLKTVPNA, encoded by the coding sequence ATGAATTGGAGTGCTGCATTACCAACTTTTTTGATTACTTTTAGAGAAGGTGTAGAAGCTGCTTTAGTTGTGGGTATTGTTTTGGCCTGTCTACAGCAAGCTGAACAACAAAAACTGCACCGTTGGGTATATTTAGGCATTGTTACCGCCGCCATAGCTAGTTTTGCGGTTGGTTTATTACTCAATTTAGGTATCCAAGGATTGCAGACATCTGAGTATATCTATGCACCTGTGTTCAAGCAATTATTTGAGATGGGATTGGGTGTAATTGCGATCGCTATGCTCAGTTGGATGTTAATTTGGATGACTAAACAAGCCAAATTCCTCAAAGCAGAAATCACCGATGCTGTTAAAAATGCTTTAGTTCAAGATCACCACGCCGCTTGGGGAATTTTTAGCCTGATTTTTATCGCTGTCTTTCGGGAAGGCTTGGAAACGGCTGTGTTTATCGTTGCTAAGTTTCAAGATGGGTTGACACCTGTATTGGGTGCGATCGCCGGACTAGGTATGGCAGTGTTAATTGGTATGCTGCTATTTAAATGGAGCATCAAGATTAATTTGCAGCAATTTTTCCAAGCAATGGGTGTCTTACTGCTATTAATTGTCTCTGGGTTAGTAATTTCGGCTTTGCGACATCTGGATGCTGCTGCTGTTGCATTTAACCACATCAATCCCACTATCTCTTATACTTGCGGACTAGATAATACATCTTGTCTTCTCGGCTTTCAAATTTGGGATTTATCAGGAATCTTACCTGATAGACAGTTTCCAGGGATTTTGTTCAAAACCTTATTTGGCTATACCCAAAAACTATATCTTGTACAGGCGATCGCTTATCTGCTGTTTTGGTTGATAGTTGGTAGCTTATACTTCCGCAGTCTTCGCCAACCTACACAACTAAAAACAGTTCCTAATGCTTGA
- a CDS encoding PepSY domain-containing protein — translation MQRPMVAIHRIIGIIVGVLMIVICVTGSILVFDKEINPILHLQTHQVVPQKEKITLQQVAAIIHQQYPTTKLESITIPQTVNQPFHVLIKYPNKIKSDIYINTYTGELLGIYPRDTPMIKIVSQLHTHLLAGKVGAVIVGVCGVSLLILTVTGLIVWNGWKKFSIGFKIRWQAKWRILQYDIHKVAGVLSAVFLVLIAVSGSVMVFDKPIKSLAYWMTGQTKITPPISIISNNHSQLTLDQFLQTAKNALPQGQPTILHTPKDENAAVRIRFRLPHEITPEGKSFVFINQYTGEVISIDNFFNTPKVEQLKAWMDAIHTGNYGGLATMGLYILIGIISSALSITGFTLWWGRNHKTKPQRTSA, via the coding sequence ATGCAACGCCCTATGGTTGCTATTCATCGAATTATTGGTATTATTGTCGGTGTGTTGATGATTGTTATCTGTGTGACAGGTAGCATTCTAGTTTTTGATAAAGAAATTAACCCTATACTACACCTGCAAACTCACCAAGTTGTACCCCAAAAAGAGAAAATTACACTACAACAGGTAGCTGCAATTATTCATCAACAATATCCCACCACTAAACTAGAATCTATTACCATTCCTCAAACTGTTAATCAGCCATTCCATGTGTTGATTAAATATCCCAACAAAATCAAATCAGATATTTATATCAACACTTATACAGGAGAATTACTAGGAATATATCCCCGTGATACACCCATGATCAAAATTGTCAGTCAATTACACACTCATTTACTAGCAGGTAAAGTGGGTGCTGTTATCGTTGGTGTATGCGGTGTATCGTTATTGATATTAACTGTGACTGGTTTAATTGTGTGGAATGGTTGGAAAAAATTCTCTATTGGATTTAAAATTCGTTGGCAAGCAAAATGGCGCATACTACAATATGACATCCACAAAGTAGCCGGAGTATTATCAGCAGTCTTTCTCGTCTTAATTGCTGTTAGCGGTAGTGTGATGGTATTTGATAAACCCATCAAAAGTTTAGCTTATTGGATGACAGGACAAACAAAAATTACACCGCCTATTTCTATCATATCAAATAATCACTCACAATTAACCCTAGACCAGTTTTTACAAACTGCTAAAAACGCACTTCCTCAAGGACAGCCAACAATTTTACATACCCCAAAAGATGAAAATGCTGCCGTCAGGATACGTTTTCGCTTACCTCACGAAATTACCCCAGAAGGAAAAAGTTTTGTATTTATCAATCAATATACTGGCGAAGTTATCAGCATTGATAACTTCTTTAACACCCCCAAAGTAGAACAACTAAAAGCCTGGATGGATGCGATACATACAGGTAATTACGGCGGACTAGCAACAATGGGACTATATATATTAATTGGTATCATCTCATCTGCATTATCCATCACTGGTTTTACCCTTTGGTGGGGACGCAACCACAAAACTAAACCTCAGCGTACATCCGCGTAA
- a CDS encoding Rpn family recombination-promoting nuclease/putative transposase, which yields MRRDSIFYKLFQQSPTLLFELLATPPSNADAYRFDSVAVKEPRFEIDGVFLPPENQGAGVVYFCEVQFQTDEQLYERVFAESSLYFYRNRNRFTDWQAVIIYPSRTTEQRDIHPHRSLLNGEQVHRIYLDELGDIRSLPIWVALMVLTTVEEEQAPEAAKYLLSRTTQEVTESASRAIMEMITTIMVYKFERLSRMEVESMLGITLKETRVYREIKEEGREEATLQLVIRQLTKRFGELSEEMRSSITGLPLPVLEDLSEALLDFTCVADLQAWLEQR from the coding sequence ATGCGTCGAGATTCTATCTTTTACAAATTGTTTCAACAATCTCCTACATTGTTGTTTGAGTTACTAGCAACACCCCCAAGTAATGCAGATGCTTACCGATTCGATTCGGTAGCTGTCAAAGAACCCAGATTTGAAATTGATGGTGTGTTTCTCCCACCAGAAAATCAAGGTGCAGGAGTTGTATATTTTTGCGAAGTACAATTCCAAACAGATGAACAGCTTTACGAAAGAGTATTTGCAGAATCTTCGCTATATTTCTATCGTAACCGCAATAGATTCACTGATTGGCAAGCAGTAATTATCTACCCATCGCGCACTACCGAACAGAGGGATATTCATCCCCATCGCTCATTACTCAACGGTGAACAAGTACATAGAATCTATTTAGATGAATTGGGTGATATTCGTTCTTTACCTATTTGGGTAGCCCTAATGGTACTGACGACAGTAGAGGAAGAACAAGCACCAGAAGCGGCTAAGTATTTATTAAGCAGAACAACTCAGGAAGTCACTGAATCAGCCAGTCGCGCCATAATGGAGATGATCACAACAATTATGGTGTACAAGTTTGAACGATTAAGCAGAATGGAGGTTGAGTCTATGTTGGGAATCACGCTCAAAGAAACCAGAGTTTACCGCGAAATCAAGGAAGAAGGACGGGAGGAAGCAACACTTCAACTCGTCATTCGACAATTAACTAAGCGGTTTGGCGAACTTTCTGAGGAAATGCGCTCTTCAATTACTGGTTTACCTTTACCTGTGTTGGAGGATTTGAGTGAGGCATTGTTAGATTTTACCTGTGTGGCTGATTTACAGGCTTGGTTAGAACAGCGATAA
- a CDS encoding VWA domain-containing protein encodes MMSDRDYTLIIDKSGSMSTPDQAGGRSRWEIAQESTIALARKCEQFDPDGITVYVFSGRFKRYEGVTTAKVSQIFQENDPAGTTNLAGVLLDATTNYFQRKAAGKTKPNGETILVITDGEPDDRKAVFEVIISATRQMERDEELAISMIQVGSDPQATKFLKALDDQLQGVGAKFDICDTVTLDDLEEMSLADVLMNAITD; translated from the coding sequence ATGATGAGCGATCGCGACTACACACTAATCATCGACAAAAGCGGCAGTATGTCTACCCCTGACCAAGCCGGTGGTAGAAGCAGATGGGAAATTGCCCAAGAATCAACTATCGCTTTAGCTAGAAAGTGCGAACAGTTTGACCCAGATGGCATCACTGTATATGTTTTCTCTGGTAGGTTTAAACGCTATGAAGGCGTTACCACCGCTAAAGTCTCCCAAATATTTCAAGAAAATGACCCAGCCGGAACAACCAATTTAGCAGGTGTCCTTCTGGATGCAACCACTAATTACTTTCAACGCAAAGCCGCCGGTAAAACTAAACCTAATGGTGAAACCATCTTAGTGATCACCGATGGCGAACCAGACGATCGCAAAGCCGTCTTTGAAGTTATTATTAGTGCTACACGCCAAATGGAACGTGATGAAGAATTAGCTATTTCCATGATTCAAGTCGGTTCAGACCCCCAAGCTACAAAATTTCTCAAAGCATTAGATGACCAATTACAAGGCGTAGGGGCTAAATTCGATATTTGCGATACTGTCACCTTAGATGATTTAGAAGAGATGAGTCTTGCAGATGTGTTAATGAATGCAATTACTGATTAG
- a CDS encoding helix-turn-helix domain-containing protein: MKADAENYERLTCEVETTLKVIGGRWKVLIIRELLSGMKRFGELQRSLPGITQKMLTQQLRELEEDGIIHREVYAQIPPKVEYSLTPLGLSLQPILYAMHEWAVKHFYQKKGMGNEE; the protein is encoded by the coding sequence ATGAAAGCTGACGCAGAAAACTATGAAAGGCTCACTTGTGAAGTAGAAACTACTTTAAAAGTCATTGGCGGACGCTGGAAGGTTTTGATTATTAGAGAACTTTTATCAGGGATGAAAAGGTTCGGTGAGTTGCAGCGTTCTCTACCAGGAATTACACAGAAAATGCTCACTCAACAATTACGAGAATTAGAAGAGGACGGAATAATACATCGAGAAGTATATGCTCAAATCCCCCCAAAGGTAGAGTATTCTTTAACACCTTTAGGATTAAGTTTACAACCAATTCTCTATGCAATGCACGAGTGGGCTGTTAAGCATTTTTATCAAAAGAAGGGAATGGGGAATGAGGAATAG
- a CDS encoding ABC transporter ATP-binding protein, whose translation MNKSVKLNPAWSLFVDMLRVLLTYPQWLAAAIISTIVVAALEPSLAWMGKKVVDDFKKGDIEINSSLVNYIVVFGGLLLGLGLIKLGDKIIDKIFETRLIICLQRTYLQRREKERDAEDISHILYHCNRAKPGLDIIHKDSWKIISQTISVVIWQLTLAPAWLPALLIAVIPPILIGFIFGQFIQKASLKMLTAQENIAASTTEAKKLELIEHQESFFRHTIHLEMFKSGTEILMDLLTWFGLLVLVLLSSAFHIGVVPKEIQAGDLVLFWGNLNLLSKPLGNIVKVYNKAREAYPALLRVLRPTIAANHQIQQEV comes from the coding sequence ATGAATAAATCAGTCAAATTAAATCCGGCTTGGTCTTTATTTGTAGATATGTTGCGTGTGTTGCTGACTTATCCCCAGTGGTTAGCAGCCGCAATTATATCTACTATTGTAGTTGCAGCTTTAGAACCTAGTTTAGCTTGGATGGGTAAAAAGGTTGTAGACGATTTTAAAAAGGGTGATATAGAAATTAATTCATCTCTGGTGAATTATATTGTGGTGTTTGGTGGTTTATTACTGGGATTAGGTTTAATTAAATTAGGTGACAAAATCATCGATAAAATTTTTGAAACTCGATTGATTATTTGTTTACAGCGCACCTATTTACAAAGACGAGAAAAAGAACGAGATGCTGAAGATATTTCTCATATTCTCTATCATTGCAACCGTGCTAAACCTGGACTAGATATTATTCATAAAGACTCTTGGAAAATTATTTCTCAGACTATATCAGTAGTTATTTGGCAACTTACCTTAGCACCAGCATGGCTACCAGCTTTATTAATTGCTGTGATTCCACCGATTTTAATAGGATTTATTTTTGGTCAATTTATTCAAAAAGCTAGTCTGAAAATGCTCACGGCTCAAGAAAATATTGCTGCGTCTACTACCGAAGCGAAAAAATTAGAGTTAATTGAGCATCAAGAGTCATTTTTTCGCCATACTATCCACTTAGAAATGTTCAAATCGGGAACAGAAATCTTAATGGATTTATTAACTTGGTTTGGACTTTTAGTATTAGTTTTACTTTCTTCAGCTTTTCATATAGGTGTAGTACCGAAAGAAATTCAAGCTGGAGATTTAGTTTTGTTCTGGGGTAATTTAAATCTCCTTTCTAAACCCTTGGGGAACATTGTAAAAGTTTACAACAAAGCCAGAGAAGCTTATCCGGCATTATTACGAGTATTACGTCCAACAATTGCAGCTAACCATCAAATCCAACAGGAGGTATAG